Proteins encoded within one genomic window of Desulfonatronospira thiodismutans ASO3-1:
- a CDS encoding response regulator → MSELRVLIVEDSHDDVLLILRNLKKAGWQVAHENVQTQEHMRQALQSRPWDLIISDHAMPEMDSFKALNVLYESGLDLPFILVSGSIGEETAVEAMKAGVNDYIMKDKLARLAPAVRRELKEAENRRAKKEAHEALVAAKEAAEVASRAKSEFLANMSHEIRTPLNGIVGMLQLLSSTGLDTEQEEYIRLGQSAAQRLTRLLSDILDLSSIEAGRMYIRENPFSISHVCESIHDLFIITAREKGIHFDISLDPQIPKKVMGDATRVSQILFNLVGNAFKFTDQGSISLDIRLAEQEQDRLLLHISVADTGTGIPPDKINELFQPFTQADGSYTRKYQGAGLGLVVVQRLLDLLEGRIEVDSIVGQGTTMHVSMPLKTLPEEDAGLPLQKEQEPGPGKALNILVAEDDPMNQIFIKNLLTKEGHNVSMAKNGREAVELVQEHSFDCVLMDIQMPVMTGVEATREIRNLGGNGSIRNVQIPIIAVTAHTQPGDREKFLDAGMDDYLGKPVSLEDFRNVFRKFFGPGVVQGLKSSG, encoded by the coding sequence ATGTCTGAGTTGCGCGTTCTAATTGTTGAAGATTCTCATGACGATGTCCTTTTGATACTGAGAAATCTCAAAAAAGCAGGCTGGCAGGTTGCCCATGAAAATGTGCAGACTCAAGAGCACATGCGCCAGGCCCTGCAGTCCAGGCCCTGGGATCTCATTATCTCTGATCACGCCATGCCGGAAATGGATTCATTCAAGGCTCTGAACGTCCTTTATGAAAGCGGACTGGATCTGCCCTTCATCCTGGTCTCGGGCAGCATTGGCGAGGAAACCGCTGTGGAAGCCATGAAAGCCGGGGTCAACGACTACATCATGAAGGACAAGCTGGCCAGGCTGGCCCCGGCTGTCAGGCGCGAACTCAAAGAAGCCGAGAACCGCCGGGCGAAAAAAGAGGCCCACGAAGCCCTGGTGGCGGCCAAGGAGGCAGCAGAGGTGGCCAGCCGAGCCAAAAGTGAATTCCTGGCCAACATGAGCCACGAGATTCGCACTCCATTAAACGGCATTGTGGGCATGCTGCAGCTTCTCTCCTCCACCGGACTGGACACTGAGCAGGAGGAATACATCCGCCTGGGTCAATCAGCAGCTCAGCGCCTGACCAGGCTGCTCTCGGACATTCTGGACCTGTCCAGCATAGAGGCCGGCAGAATGTATATCCGGGAAAACCCCTTCAGCATCAGTCATGTATGCGAGTCCATTCATGACCTGTTCATAATTACTGCCAGGGAAAAGGGCATCCACTTTGATATTTCCCTGGACCCTCAGATACCCAAAAAAGTAATGGGAGATGCAACCAGGGTCAGCCAGATCCTTTTCAACCTGGTGGGCAACGCTTTCAAATTTACGGATCAAGGCAGTATCAGCCTGGACATCAGGCTTGCTGAGCAGGAGCAGGACAGACTTCTACTGCATATATCCGTGGCTGATACCGGCACCGGCATTCCCCCTGACAAAATAAATGAACTGTTTCAGCCCTTTACCCAGGCAGACGGATCATACACCCGCAAATACCAGGGGGCCGGCCTGGGCCTGGTGGTGGTGCAACGCCTGCTGGATCTGCTGGAAGGCCGAATTGAGGTTGACAGTATAGTTGGACAGGGTACCACTATGCATGTATCCATGCCCTTGAAAACCCTTCCAGAAGAGGATGCCGGTCTTCCCCTGCAAAAGGAGCAGGAACCCGGCCCGGGCAAAGCACTCAATATCCTGGTGGCTGAAGATGACCCCATGAACCAGATCTTTATCAAAAATCTGCTGACAAAAGAGGGGCATAATGTAAGCATGGCCAAAAACGGCCGGGAAGCGGTGGAGCTTGTGCAGGAACACAGTTTTGACTGTGTACTCATGGACATTCAGATGCCGGTCATGACCGGAGTAGAGGCCACACGGGAAATAAGAAACCTGGGGGGAAACGGTTCCATCAGAAATGTGCAGATACCCATAATTGCAGTCACCGCCCACACCCAGCCTGGAGACAGGGAAAAATTCCTGGACGCCGGCATGGACGACTACCTGGGCAAACCTGTAAGCCTGGAAGACTTCCGCAACGTATTCAGGAAATTTTTCGGACCAGGGGTGGTGCAGGGACTCAAGTCTTCAGGATAA
- a CDS encoding 4Fe-4S binding protein, whose product MSKADKQSKGTACTQAKSMFQNVRNTTQLFAVLLSALLLGLGVYYFNILFVLGALLAALFAGRVFCGWICPNGAWIDHGVSRFSRYRKLPGILNHRWFGYGFTFVFLTAFAFVHWNVQGSAWVWLVPIGMMGVQVSLATILGGLYHPRSFCSHICPWGVLGALIGKKGRYQMRIDTSCKSCHTCARQCPLGGILEPAIAQVKDRKEPAQVSTSCMRCMRCVGACPTNALQFGVHEDASKQVKGQEHPAVQSG is encoded by the coding sequence ATGAGTAAAGCAGACAAGCAATCCAAAGGCACGGCCTGCACCCAGGCCAAATCCATGTTTCAAAACGTCCGCAACACCACCCAGCTTTTTGCGGTGCTTCTGTCGGCGCTGCTTTTGGGGCTTGGCGTTTATTATTTTAATATCCTTTTTGTTCTGGGGGCTCTCCTGGCGGCTTTATTTGCCGGCCGGGTCTTCTGCGGATGGATCTGCCCCAACGGTGCCTGGATAGATCACGGGGTGAGCAGGTTTTCGCGTTATAGAAAACTGCCGGGGATATTGAACCACAGGTGGTTTGGCTATGGGTTTACTTTTGTTTTTTTAACCGCGTTTGCCTTTGTGCACTGGAATGTGCAGGGCTCGGCCTGGGTCTGGCTGGTGCCCATCGGCATGATGGGAGTGCAGGTCAGCCTGGCCACAATACTTGGAGGCCTGTATCATCCCAGGAGTTTTTGCTCGCATATATGCCCCTGGGGCGTTCTGGGCGCTCTCATTGGTAAAAAGGGGCGTTACCAGATGCGTATAGATACCAGTTGCAAGAGTTGTCATACCTGCGCCAGGCAGTGCCCCCTGGGCGGTATCCTGGAACCGGCCATCGCACAGGTCAAAGACAGAAAAGAGCCTGCACAGGTCTCAACCAGCTGCATGCGCTGCATGCGCTGTGTAGGTGCCTGTCCCACCAATGCCCTGCAGTTCGGGGTGCATGAAGATGCTTCAAAACAGGTTAAGGGCCAGGAGCATCCGGCTGTACAGTCGGGATAA
- a CDS encoding DUF3006 domain-containing protein, producing MSKQYVVIDVISTDMATLLIGEEEKEWVVRVDELPEGSKEGDWLILDDTGNLLPAPEKTTERRHKIRSKLERLRTSYKQ from the coding sequence GTGAGTAAGCAGTATGTCGTCATAGACGTGATATCAACTGATATGGCAACGCTTTTGATTGGTGAGGAAGAAAAGGAGTGGGTAGTAAGGGTGGATGAACTGCCTGAGGGCTCCAAGGAAGGTGACTGGTTGATACTGGATGATACGGGCAATTTATTACCTGCGCCTGAGAAGACCACGGAGAGAAGGCATAAGATTCGGAGCAAGCTGGAAAGGTTAAGAACATCATACAAGCAATAG
- a CDS encoding ArsR/SmtB family transcription factor, translating to MEDTVETKDRIYEQLARVGKAISSPKRLELLDLLRQGPRSVEVLACESGLSVANASRHLQVLRQAQLVEVEKQGKQVIYSVGDQKVCEFFQTMCSLAEARLADFERLMRKVAENDPYLEEVDRSLLMQRAREGSITVLDVRPAQEYAAGHIPGAVSVPLNELEERIQEISPENKIVAYCRGPYCLLASRAVELLRSKGFEAVRIRDGVHEWKMHGLQLER from the coding sequence ATGGAAGATACGGTAGAGACCAAAGACAGGATTTACGAGCAGCTGGCCAGGGTGGGAAAGGCCATTTCCAGCCCCAAAAGGCTTGAGCTGCTGGATCTTCTGCGGCAGGGCCCCAGGAGCGTGGAGGTACTGGCCTGTGAGTCAGGGTTGAGTGTTGCCAATGCTTCCAGGCATCTGCAGGTACTCAGGCAGGCTCAGCTTGTAGAGGTGGAAAAACAAGGCAAACAGGTGATTTACAGTGTGGGGGACCAGAAGGTGTGTGAGTTTTTCCAGACCATGTGCAGTCTGGCTGAGGCCAGGCTGGCCGATTTTGAGCGTTTAATGCGCAAGGTTGCAGAAAACGATCCCTACTTAGAAGAGGTGGACAGATCTCTTCTCATGCAGCGGGCCAGGGAGGGAAGCATCACTGTCTTAGATGTGCGCCCTGCCCAGGAATACGCTGCCGGGCATATCCCCGGAGCAGTTTCTGTTCCCCTGAATGAACTGGAAGAGCGTATTCAGGAAATATCGCCGGAAAACAAAATTGTGGCCTACTGCCGTGGTCCTTACTGCCTGCTGGCCAGCAGGGCTGTAGAGCTTCTTCGTTCAAAGGGTTTTGAAGCTGTACGCATCAGGGACGGAGTACACGAGTGGAAGATGCATGGACTGCAGCTGGAACGATAA
- a CDS encoding putative molybdenum carrier protein encodes MLQRKIFEKIVSGGQTGADQGALDAALELEYSCGGWCPKARKSEAGPIPAKYPLREHSSSEYKSRTEANVMDSDGTLIFFYGEPEGGTALTVKLAQKHGRPYYLFDLDNHALNQDPEIIWKWGLDHNVYTLNVAGPRESKNPGTQVLVKTAMMLLLEHAKKCYPVVEEQ; translated from the coding sequence ATGCTGCAGCGCAAAATATTCGAAAAGATAGTCTCCGGCGGCCAGACCGGTGCCGATCAAGGTGCTCTGGATGCTGCTCTTGAGTTAGAATATTCTTGCGGAGGCTGGTGTCCCAAAGCCAGAAAATCTGAAGCTGGCCCTATACCTGCGAAATACCCTCTTCGGGAGCATTCTTCGTCTGAGTACAAGAGCCGAACAGAAGCCAATGTGATGGATTCTGACGGCACTCTGATATTTTTTTACGGTGAGCCAGAAGGTGGAACAGCGCTGACAGTCAAGCTGGCCCAGAAACACGGCAGACCATATTATCTTTTTGATCTGGACAATCATGCCCTGAATCAGGACCCGGAGATTATCTGGAAATGGGGGCTTGACCACAATGTTTATACCCTGAACGTGGCTGGTCCCAGGGAGAGCAAAAATCCAGGCACACAAGTACTGGTCAAAACTGCGATGATGCTGCTGCTGGAACATGCCAAGAAATGCTATCCAGTTGTAGAGGAGCAGTGA
- a CDS encoding response regulator — MQQKTILLVEDNPDDVLLTQRALKKNNISNELVVARDGVEALDYLFGTGAWQGRDLSIQPVVILLDLMLPRLDGMEVLRRIRASELTSLLPVVILTTSREDRDRLQTYSLGANSFVRKPVDFEQFIEAVRQLGLYWLVLNEPPPAPKEA; from the coding sequence ATGCAGCAAAAAACCATTCTTCTGGTGGAGGACAACCCTGATGATGTCCTGTTGACTCAGAGGGCCCTTAAAAAGAACAATATTTCCAACGAACTTGTGGTGGCCAGAGACGGTGTAGAAGCCCTGGACTATCTCTTCGGCACCGGGGCCTGGCAGGGAAGAGACCTGAGTATCCAGCCGGTGGTGATACTGCTGGACCTGATGCTGCCGCGCCTTGACGGCATGGAGGTGTTGCGCCGTATCCGCGCCAGCGAGCTCACCAGTCTATTGCCTGTGGTAATACTCACCACTTCCAGGGAAGATCGGGACCGTCTGCAAACATACAGCCTGGGGGCCAACAGCTTTGTCCGCAAGCCGGTTGATTTTGAACAGTTTATTGAAGCAGTCCGCCAACTGGGTCTTTACTGGCTGGTTCTAAACGAACCACCTCCAGCCCCAAAGGAGGCATGA
- a CDS encoding periplasmic heavy metal sensor, which produces MSGKVYTGFAVALLAVLLLASAAMAQQQGRWSDEARPGAAWSQLDEEQQQELWEQRKAYQEKVYPVRQMKKARNAELNAELASQDPDQGRIEELKSELIQLNQELFETRLEHRIEHRQEYGACPGMRGELRSQGPRDRGDRGQGARGQGGQGRGW; this is translated from the coding sequence ATGTCAGGAAAAGTTTACACAGGATTTGCAGTTGCTTTGTTGGCGGTTCTTCTTTTGGCTTCGGCAGCTATGGCCCAGCAGCAGGGCAGATGGTCCGATGAGGCCAGACCGGGAGCGGCATGGTCCCAGCTGGACGAAGAACAGCAGCAGGAACTCTGGGAGCAGAGAAAGGCTTACCAGGAAAAGGTATACCCAGTTAGGCAGATGAAAAAGGCCAGAAATGCCGAACTAAACGCTGAACTGGCTTCCCAGGATCCGGATCAGGGCAGGATAGAGGAGCTTAAGAGCGAACTGATCCAACTGAACCAGGAGCTTTTTGAAACCCGCCTGGAGCACAGGATTGAACACAGGCAGGAATATGGTGCATGCCCGGGCATGAGGGGTGAATTGAGAAGCCAAGGACCCCGGGACCGGGGTGACAGAGGTCAGGGAGCCAGAGGCCAGGGCGGCCAGGGACGCGGCTGGTAA
- a CDS encoding ComEC/Rec2 family competence protein, producing MLGQKTFLSAILLFLLAFFSPPAHSQITVTAIDVGQGDCVLIQSDTHKILIDAGWGYNDVADYLAGRDIFRIDKVVATHGHADHIGGLVGVLQRKDVDKVLYNGQTHTTNTFEKFIDAIAESEAAYHEPSRGESFELGDMTLKILHPERSAADYEGHLHDMNIVVRIEYGDFAAITSGDIEQDRELEILESGVDVSAQVLELGHHGSSTSSHPDWIEAVDPELAIWQAGEDNQYGHPHDETLSTLERLGIETIGTATHGTITITAQSDGSFEVESQRVP from the coding sequence GTGCTTGGTCAAAAGACCTTTCTTTCCGCCATCCTTCTTTTCTTGCTGGCTTTCTTTTCCCCACCAGCACACTCCCAGATCACCGTCACTGCTATTGACGTTGGCCAGGGGGATTGTGTCTTGATTCAGTCAGATACCCATAAAATCCTGATTGATGCCGGCTGGGGCTACAATGACGTAGCTGACTATCTGGCCGGCAGGGATATATTCCGTATAGACAAGGTGGTGGCTACCCACGGCCACGCAGACCATATCGGGGGACTGGTTGGGGTTTTGCAGCGAAAGGACGTGGATAAAGTACTGTATAACGGTCAGACACATACTACGAACACATTTGAGAAATTCATTGATGCCATAGCTGAATCCGAGGCAGCCTACCACGAGCCATCCAGAGGGGAATCTTTTGAGCTTGGAGACATGACCTTGAAAATCCTGCACCCGGAAAGGTCCGCAGCTGATTACGAGGGTCATCTGCACGATATGAATATTGTGGTCCGGATTGAATACGGAGATTTTGCTGCGATAACCTCCGGAGATATTGAGCAGGATAGAGAGCTGGAGATCCTGGAGTCGGGAGTGGATGTCTCAGCCCAGGTCTTGGAGCTGGGCCATCATGGCTCCAGCACATCCAGCCACCCTGACTGGATAGAAGCTGTGGACCCTGAACTTGCTATATGGCAGGCTGGCGAGGATAATCAGTATGGGCATCCACATGACGAAACGCTGTCCACCCTGGAACGACTGGGAATAGAAACCATAGGCACCGCTACACACGGAACCATAACCATCACGGCCCAAAGTGACGGAAGTTTTGAGGTTGAGAGCCAGAGAGTGCCATAA
- a CDS encoding glycosyltransferase, protein MFTNTYLPHVGGVARSVDFFAQDLRKMGHEVLVIAPTFPGLSPGVEEEGRVLRVPALQNFNGSDFSVRLPLPFTINRQLEKFRPDIIHSHHPYLMGDSALRMAMQHDLPLVFTHHTLYERYTHYVPLNSEKMKRFVVELSTMYANMCSMVVAPSESIALMLEERGVKAPIEVIPTGVDLDFFAAGDGQAFKEECGLEKARLIIGHVGRLAPEKNLEYLSRAVALYLQKDPGAVFVVVGDGPSREDIRDIFQEKGVLDRLVLAGQKTGQDLADAYRAMDVFVFSSTTETQGMVLAEAMAAGNPVIALDASGTREVVRDGENGRLLDAQSSEHEFAGALEEFAGDKSRQQEWMQNALKTAASFSRESSAESMAGLYERVIKSFVQKDTWASHELVSWDSVLKGIRAQWQLLSHKTKAAVSALKQEGGQR, encoded by the coding sequence ATGTTTACCAATACTTACCTTCCCCATGTGGGCGGGGTGGCCAGATCGGTGGATTTCTTTGCACAGGATCTGCGCAAAATGGGCCATGAGGTGCTGGTCATCGCTCCCACGTTTCCGGGGTTGTCTCCGGGGGTCGAGGAAGAGGGCCGGGTTCTGCGGGTGCCGGCCCTGCAGAATTTTAACGGCAGCGACTTTTCCGTGCGTCTGCCGCTGCCTTTTACCATCAACAGGCAACTGGAGAAGTTCCGCCCGGATATAATCCACAGTCACCATCCTTATTTAATGGGAGATTCCGCCCTGCGCATGGCCATGCAGCATGACCTGCCCTTAGTCTTTACCCATCATACCCTGTATGAGCGCTATACTCACTATGTTCCCCTGAATTCGGAGAAAATGAAGCGTTTTGTGGTAGAGCTTTCAACGATGTATGCCAACATGTGCAGCATGGTAGTGGCCCCGAGTGAAAGCATAGCCCTGATGCTTGAGGAAAGGGGGGTCAAAGCGCCCATAGAAGTCATTCCCACCGGAGTGGACCTGGATTTCTTCGCTGCTGGAGATGGTCAGGCCTTCAAAGAAGAATGCGGCCTGGAAAAAGCACGCCTGATCATAGGCCATGTGGGCCGCCTGGCTCCGGAAAAAAATCTGGAATACCTGAGCCGGGCAGTTGCTCTTTACCTGCAAAAAGACCCCGGAGCGGTCTTTGTGGTGGTGGGAGACGGACCCAGCAGGGAGGACATCCGCGATATTTTTCAGGAAAAAGGTGTCTTGGACAGGCTGGTCCTGGCAGGTCAGAAGACCGGGCAGGACCTTGCCGATGCCTACCGGGCCATGGATGTCTTTGTTTTCTCCTCCACCACCGAGACCCAGGGCATGGTCCTTGCCGAGGCCATGGCCGCGGGCAATCCGGTGATCGCCCTTGATGCATCCGGAACTCGCGAGGTGGTAAGAGACGGTGAAAACGGACGGCTTCTGGATGCTCAAAGCTCTGAGCATGAGTTTGCCGGGGCTTTAGAGGAGTTTGCCGGGGATAAAAGCAGGCAGCAGGAGTGGATGCAAAACGCCCTGAAAACTGCTGCATCCTTTTCCCGGGAAAGCAGCGCCGAGAGCATGGCCGGGCTTTATGAGAGGGTCATAAAGTCCTTTGTGCAAAAAGATACCTGGGCATCCCATGAGCTGGTCTCCTGGGATTCGGTGCTAAAAGGCATCCGGGCCCAGTGGCAGCTGCTGTCCCACAAGACTAAGGCAGCAGTGAGTGCTTTGAAGCAGGAAGGAGGGCAGAGGTAG